The window TTTCGGCCGTACCCAAGTCCATACAGTGACTCCGACGAACGTCAGGGTTGCAATGATCTTGGGCCAATACAGCGGCACTTCTCTGAGCCAGTCCACCATAGCATCACTCTCCGTGCATAAAGGTTATCTCGAATCGATCCTATCTTGATTCATGACCAAACCGTAGACCAGACCTTCCAGCTTTTCCATGGGTTCCGATCTGGTCAGCAAACTGACCGTCGCGTTGATTAGAACCGCAGTCAAAAAGGAGATCCAGGCGATGTCGAGGAACTTCCAATGCATGATAAAGAATAAAAAGCTCGATAAAGCCACACCTCCCAGCAGCCCGAACAAACCGCCCCAGCGCGTCGCTCTTTTCCAGTAGATGCCCAGAAGGGTGATGGCGAACGTCGGACCCTGAAAAAGCGAAAGCATGGTGCTGCCCGCAACAAAGATGCCGGGAAACAGCTTGGTCAACGGCGCCAAGATGATCGCCAGGATGATAAAAACCAGAGTCATGATCCGCCCCATTTTGAGATAATGCTCACTGGAGGCATTTTTCACCAGCAGGCGTTGATAGATATCTCTGGTCAGCAGAGTGGCGGTGGAATTGAGAATGGAATCCACGCTGGAAATCAAGGCGGCCATAAATGCGGCGAAAACCAATCCCGCCAGACCCGTGGGCAAGAGGTTCTTGATGAGCCAGGGTAGGGATTTGTCCGCATTTTCGCCCAACAGGTCCGGATTCAACGCCAGTGCGATGAATCCAGGCAGCACGGTGACAAGCGGAATGAGCATTTTCGGGAACATCGCAAAGACCATGCCGGCTTTGGCGTCCCAGGCGCTGCGTGCGCCCAGAGTCCGCTGAATCATGGCCTGATTGCAACACCACCAGGCCGGCGACATGACGAACGCCAGCCCGAAAAGGATGCCGGTCCATGGATAAGTATCATGTTCAATGGGGAGAAACAGGTTAAAATGCAGCGGATGTACAGCGGTGATCTTCGTCACCATTGGCTCCCAGCCGCCCAGCACCCACAATCCCAGCGCCGAAAGGCAGATGCCTCCGATGAACATCACAAGGGTCTGCACCACATCCGTCATTGCAATGGCCGCCAGTCCGCCGGTGATGGTGTAAACACCCACGATCAGCGCCGTTATCAGGATGGACAACCAGATAGGCAGCCCCAGATACTCGGACAGCATGAGACCGCTTGTCCAGAACAGCACGCCCAGAAAGAAAATAAACCAAAATATCCACAGCAGGGCCAGAATGATGCGTACCGCCAGGTTATAACGTCTGCCAAGGAATTCCGGTACGGTATAAACGCCGGCCCTCCAGTAATAGGGTATGAACAACAGCGCGGACACCACCATGGCCGGCAATGCGCCGATCCATTCAAAATGCGCCTGAACGATGCCGAATCGGTAAGCTCCGCCCGCGGCGCCGACAAAATCAGTGGCGCCGATCTGCGTACCGATAATCGACAAGCTGATCACCCACCAGGGCAGCATTCTGCCCGCCAGAAAGAAATCTTCATCGGACTTGACATAGCGTTTGAAATAAAATCCGAAGGCGGGCAGGGCGATCAGATAAAAAACCACGATAACAAGATCAATCCCGTGCATTGTTTAATCCTTTTCCTTTAGCTTCAGACTCTTTCCTTTCGTGTTCTACCTGCATACTTGATGTATCCACCGCAGACCGAAAGCCGGTACAAGTCATTTAGCGCAGCGAAACCCAAACGACGGATGTTGATAGAGCGGATCCTGAAAAGATCGCAGGCTGCTGCGCAGATTGAGGGAGGGTGAATCCCACGCGCCGCCGCGTAGAACCCGATAGCCCTCTGCGGTTGCATCCTCCCGGCCGTCGGTCGCCTCATAGGGATAAGGCCGATACAGGCTGCTGCACCA is drawn from bacterium and contains these coding sequences:
- a CDS encoding sodium/solute symporter (Members of the Solute:Sodium Symporter (SSS), TC 2.A.21 as described in tcdb.org, catalyze solute:Na+ symport. Known solutes for members of the family include sugars, amino acids, nucleosides, inositols, vitamins, urea or anions, depending on the system.); translation: MHGIDLVIVVFYLIALPAFGFYFKRYVKSDEDFFLAGRMLPWWVISLSIIGTQIGATDFVGAAGGAYRFGIVQAHFEWIGALPAMVVSALLFIPYYWRAGVYTVPEFLGRRYNLAVRIILALLWIFWFIFFLGVLFWTSGLMLSEYLGLPIWLSILITALIVGVYTITGGLAAIAMTDVVQTLVMFIGGICLSALGLWVLGGWEPMVTKITAVHPLHFNLFLPIEHDTYPWTGILFGLAFVMSPAWWCCNQAMIQRTLGARSAWDAKAGMVFAMFPKMLIPLVTVLPGFIALALNPDLLGENADKSLPWLIKNLLPTGLAGLVFAAFMAALISSVDSILNSTATLLTRDIYQRLLVKNASSEHYLKMGRIMTLVFIILAIILAPLTKLFPGIFVAGSTMLSLFQGPTFAITLLGIYWKRATRWGGLFGLLGGVALSSFLFFIMHWKFLDIAWISFLTAVLINATVSLLTRSEPMEKLEGLVYGLVMNQDRIDSR
- a CDS encoding formylglycine-generating enzyme family protein, whose amino-acid sequence is EAEWEKAARGVNASIYPWGDAAPTRWYSNYDDRLGYLTRVGSYSPLGDSPFGCADMAGNVWEWCSSLYRPYPYEATDGREDATAEGYRVLRGGAWDSPSLNLRSSLRSFQDPLYQHPSFGFRCAK